A stretch of the Sorangium aterium genome encodes the following:
- a CDS encoding lamin tail domain-containing protein → MPACAADLPLDEEEGAEAELLGEHSDALSTRVRLMAANITSGNNQSYDPGHGKRILQGIKPDIALLQEFNYGGNTASEIRGFVDATFGAGFSYYRESGAQIPNGIVSRWPIVASGEWDDTSVSNRDFAWARIDIPGPGHVFAISVHLLTSSASARDTEAQDLVSFIEANVAQGDYLVIGGDFNTGSRTEACVSSLSDVVVTAGPYPADRNGNANTNAGRTKPYDWVLVDGDLEAYETAVVVGGSSFANGLVADTRVYSPLSEISPALSSDSGASNMQHMGVVRDFLVPDGGGGGGSGGAGGSGGAGGSGGAGGSGGAGGSGGGTGTAAVIINEVLANEPGSNTAGEFVEIVNVGTAAAALAGWTLSDGTSTRHTFPTGASLAPSTAIVVYGGASAVPSGSGAVAASTGSLNLGNSGDTVTLRSASGATVDTVTYASGLAAQDGVSMNRSPDASTGVPFVLHSTLGASASPGLRANGSAF, encoded by the coding sequence ATGCCCGCGTGCGCGGCCGATCTGCCGCTCGACGAGGAGGAGGGCGCGGAGGCGGAGCTCCTCGGCGAGCACAGCGATGCGCTGTCGACGCGCGTCCGGCTCATGGCCGCCAACATCACGAGCGGCAACAACCAGAGCTACGATCCCGGGCACGGCAAGCGCATCCTGCAGGGAATCAAGCCCGACATCGCCCTGCTGCAAGAGTTCAACTACGGAGGCAACACCGCGTCCGAGATCCGCGGCTTCGTGGACGCGACGTTCGGCGCCGGGTTCAGCTACTACCGCGAGAGCGGGGCGCAGATCCCGAACGGGATCGTGAGCCGGTGGCCGATCGTGGCGTCCGGCGAGTGGGACGACACGTCGGTGAGCAACCGGGACTTCGCGTGGGCGCGCATCGATATCCCCGGCCCCGGCCACGTGTTCGCGATCAGCGTCCACCTCCTGACCTCCAGCGCGTCGGCGCGCGACACGGAGGCGCAGGACCTCGTCTCGTTCATCGAGGCGAACGTGGCCCAGGGCGATTACCTGGTGATCGGCGGCGACTTCAACACGGGGAGCCGGACCGAGGCGTGCGTCTCGAGCCTCTCGGACGTCGTCGTCACGGCCGGGCCCTATCCCGCCGACAGGAACGGGAACGCGAACACCAACGCCGGCAGGACGAAGCCCTACGACTGGGTGCTCGTCGACGGGGACCTGGAGGCGTACGAGACGGCCGTCGTGGTCGGCGGGAGCAGCTTCGCGAACGGCCTGGTGGCGGACACGCGCGTCTACTCGCCGCTGTCCGAGATCAGCCCCGCGCTCTCGTCGGACAGCGGCGCCTCGAACATGCAGCACATGGGCGTCGTGCGCGACTTCCTGGTCCCCGACGGCGGCGGCGGGGGCGGCAGCGGCGGGGCCGGCGGCAGCGGCGGGGCCGGCGGCAGCGGCGGGGCCGGCGGCAGCGGCGGGGCCGGCGGCAGCGGCGGGGGCACGGGCACCGCCGCCGTGATCATCAACGAGGTCCTCGCGAACGAGCCGGGCAGCAACACGGCGGGCGAGTTCGTGGAGATCGTCAATGTCGGCACGGCGGCGGCGGCCCTCGCCGGCTGGACGCTGTCGGACGGCACGTCGACGCGGCACACCTTCCCGACCGGCGCGTCGCTCGCGCCCTCGACGGCCATCGTCGTGTACGGCGGCGCGTCCGCCGTGCCGAGCGGCAGCGGGGCCGTCGCGGCGTCCACGGGGTCCTTGAACCTCGGCAACAGCGGGGACACGGTCACGCTGCGAAGCGCCTCGGGCGCGACCGTGGACACCGTCACCTACGCGAGCGGGCTCGCGGCGCAGGACGGCGTCTCGATGAACCGCAGCCCCGACGCCTCCACGGGGGTGCCGTTCGTGCTGCACAGCACCCTTGGCGCGAGCGCCTCTCCGGGCCTTCGCGCGAACGGCTCGGCGTTCTGA
- a CDS encoding AAA family ATPase, giving the protein MARDSHYVSLELLHEGADTLVFRARREEDDRPVVLKVLRPDHADPRALGRLLHEYEISSAIDAPAVVKPYAIDALHGQSALILEDFGGRPLDLSLDEPMPLERFFPLALRIAAALAELHRHRLVHKDIKPQNLLYNPDTDEVKITDLGIASRAPRESQNLTRAGLIEGTLAYMAPEQTGRMNRWIDERTDLYSLGVTFYQMLTGRLPFEARDPLEWVHCHIARTPLPPHVILPSVPPPLSAVVLKLLAKAAEERYQSALGLRRDLEACFAAWRATGTIKAFALGQRDLSDRFLVPQRLYGREREVEALRAAFERVVAQGRPELVLVSGYSGIGKTSLVAGLHSPVVRERGYFLSGKCDQYNRNIPYLPFLQAFRGLLQEILSASEERVDRFRQRLREALGSNGRLLADVLPEIEQLVGPREPMPELPATEAQSRLFATIQRFVAVTAQKEHPVVLFLDDLQWADAASLKLVEQLVTCTETAHLLLLGAYRDNEVAPAHPLPRMLAEARKRGAVVSDVVLAPLSGADVGALVAEAVHASAARAEPLARLVYEKTGGNPFFVLQFLIALHQEGLITLDAEAGAWRWDIAAIRGKGFTDNIVELMTEKLRRLPVVALDALKLAACLGSRLDLDTLAVVAKRPAAELREALEEAVQEGLIVGQGGAYRFLHDRVQQAAYALIPAERLAEVHLGIGRLLLERQRAEEREDMIFDVIGHLNRGATLVRSRAEREELAALNLRAGRKAKAAAAFHGAADHFAAGMALLAPDRWETQYELTYDLTFERAYAAYVTGSFEDAEPLFEELMSRARTELERAAVVELAVGFHVTRRQSVRALELGLRCLRAFGIDLPIHPSDAQVEEATERVWQALGDRAIEDLIRLPPMTHPEIKVVMGVLRGVALAAYFVDPNLMYLVNVRKIELSLRHGNAESSAHAYSTFAVEIARRYWKYNEAFRFGELACGLAGGSSLLTKSFVFTIFGNHLIFWRRHYREASSYSRIGFDAAIASGDLHLACSNCQYSPLFPLSCGEPLEDVLHEVDDRLGFVRRARHAFSHEFLLGVHCLIQALRGRPARLSMLDGSVLDQAAFEARLDPKDLEGVHCFYYILKAQALFVLGHPREAVAATTIASAEQAWRFEMGPLIVEFVFYRTLALAAAYEEPPSSPRDLPEGLLAGERQLGVWADNCPANFLHKHALVRAEIARLLGRESEANRLYEQAISSAREHGFVQHEAIACELAAGFCRAHGLPIAADAYLQMARAGYFRWGAHAKVEQLDQRYPHLVERRPIAPTVTFALRAEQFDVLSVVKASQSISGELKLPRLLETLLRVVVEHAGAEEGVVLLVRGERLSTAAAIDASGGAVRSLDLGEGSTAALPRSILNYVRRSRERVLLDDAAAPHPFLEDEYFTRRRPRSLLCLPIARQTRLLGVLYLENSLVTGAFTPGRLNVLELLASQTAISLENAMLYSDLEEENFERRRAEHELKAHQEILQGIVDNSAAAIYLKDREGRFLLANRRVCDLFRVPSEQLLGKTDAEIVPGPIAEALRDHDRKVLEVGAPMEWEEELPLSDGPRTFLSVKFPLGRGAAPRALCGISTDITERKQAERAQRFLAEASRKLMALGYDATLASVADLAVPELSDQCLVSVSSEDDAVFGAAASGVRLEEIEALRQALTSPAAATSTEAEIGDARALPLLQQLGVHAYLRVPLRARDRHLGVMFLLATAPQRRYGPADLALAEELGRRAGLALDNTRLYALAQEAIGRRDEFLTIASHELKTPLTSLQMQIQRMERLLRHDPSAHPSPARLETMLRVLHRQSARLGNLVNELLDVSRLNAGRLTLACEPIELSRLIREIVERAAPQLATAGCRAELDMDEPVIGFWDRSRLEQVLLNLLSNAMKYGMHQPIHVGVRRQGDSALITVRDQGIGIAEEDQARIFNRFERAVSVRNFGGLGLGLYLVRWIVTSHGGTVRVESRPNAGATFIVELPLRPPAAGGQDAAPRRGADDSSEHIPGNA; this is encoded by the coding sequence ATGGCCAGGGATTCACATTATGTCAGCCTCGAGCTTCTCCATGAAGGGGCAGATACCCTCGTCTTTCGAGCGCGTCGCGAAGAAGACGACCGGCCGGTGGTGCTCAAGGTCTTGCGACCCGACCACGCCGACCCCCGCGCTCTCGGGCGGCTGCTCCACGAGTACGAAATCTCCAGTGCGATCGACGCTCCGGCCGTCGTCAAGCCTTACGCGATCGACGCGCTCCACGGCCAGTCTGCGCTGATACTGGAGGACTTCGGGGGCCGCCCGCTCGATCTTTCCCTCGACGAGCCGATGCCGCTCGAGCGCTTCTTCCCCCTCGCCCTCCGCATCGCCGCGGCGCTCGCCGAGCTGCATCGACATCGACTCGTCCACAAGGACATCAAGCCTCAAAACCTGCTCTACAACCCGGATACCGACGAGGTCAAGATCACCGATCTGGGGATCGCCTCCCGAGCGCCTCGCGAGTCCCAGAACCTCACCCGCGCAGGTCTCATCGAGGGGACGCTGGCCTATATGGCCCCGGAGCAGACGGGCCGGATGAACCGCTGGATCGACGAGCGGACCGACCTGTACTCCCTCGGGGTTACGTTCTACCAGATGCTCACGGGCCGCCTGCCCTTCGAGGCGCGCGATCCCCTGGAATGGGTGCATTGCCATATCGCCCGAACGCCGCTCCCGCCCCACGTGATCCTGCCCTCCGTTCCCCCGCCGCTGTCCGCCGTCGTGCTCAAGCTGCTGGCCAAGGCCGCGGAGGAGCGTTACCAGAGCGCGCTCGGCCTGCGGCGCGACCTGGAGGCGTGCTTCGCAGCGTGGCGGGCCACCGGCACCATCAAGGCCTTTGCGCTCGGGCAGCGCGACCTCTCCGACCGCTTCCTGGTCCCGCAGCGGCTCTATGGACGCGAGCGTGAGGTCGAGGCGCTGCGCGCCGCCTTCGAGCGGGTGGTGGCGCAGGGCCGGCCGGAGCTCGTGCTCGTGTCGGGGTACTCGGGCATCGGCAAGACGTCGCTCGTCGCCGGGCTGCACAGCCCGGTGGTGCGGGAGCGAGGGTATTTCCTCTCCGGCAAATGCGACCAGTACAACAGGAACATCCCCTACCTTCCTTTCCTCCAGGCGTTCCGGGGTCTCTTGCAGGAGATCCTCTCCGCCAGCGAGGAGCGGGTCGACCGCTTCCGGCAGCGTCTCCGGGAGGCCCTTGGCTCGAACGGTCGGCTGCTCGCCGACGTGCTGCCCGAGATCGAGCAGCTCGTGGGCCCGCGAGAGCCCATGCCCGAGCTCCCGGCGACCGAAGCCCAGAGCCGGCTGTTCGCGACAATCCAGCGCTTCGTCGCGGTGACTGCCCAGAAAGAGCACCCCGTGGTGCTCTTCCTCGACGATCTCCAATGGGCTGACGCGGCCAGCTTGAAGCTCGTCGAGCAGCTCGTGACGTGCACCGAGACCGCGCACCTGCTCCTGCTCGGCGCCTACCGCGACAACGAGGTCGCCCCCGCGCACCCGCTTCCGCGCATGCTGGCCGAGGCGAGGAAGCGCGGCGCCGTCGTCTCCGACGTCGTGCTCGCGCCGCTCTCGGGGGCTGATGTCGGAGCGCTCGTGGCCGAGGCGGTCCACGCCAGCGCGGCGCGCGCCGAGCCCCTCGCGCGGCTGGTCTACGAGAAGACCGGCGGCAACCCGTTCTTCGTGCTCCAGTTCTTGATCGCGCTGCATCAAGAGGGGCTCATCACCCTCGACGCGGAGGCCGGCGCATGGCGGTGGGACATCGCCGCGATCCGCGGCAAGGGCTTCACCGACAACATCGTCGAGCTGATGACGGAGAAGCTGAGGCGGCTCCCGGTCGTGGCGCTGGACGCGCTCAAGCTCGCCGCGTGCCTGGGCAGCCGCCTGGACCTCGACACCCTCGCGGTGGTCGCGAAGCGGCCGGCGGCAGAGCTCCGCGAGGCGCTCGAAGAGGCCGTGCAGGAGGGGTTGATCGTCGGTCAGGGCGGGGCCTACAGGTTCCTCCACGATCGGGTGCAGCAAGCCGCCTACGCGTTGATCCCGGCCGAACGGCTCGCCGAGGTGCACCTGGGGATTGGCCGGCTGCTCCTGGAGCGGCAGCGCGCGGAGGAGCGTGAGGACATGATCTTCGACGTCATAGGGCACCTCAACCGCGGCGCGACGCTCGTCCGTTCCCGGGCGGAGAGGGAAGAGCTCGCCGCGTTGAACCTCCGCGCCGGCAGGAAGGCCAAGGCCGCGGCGGCGTTCCACGGCGCGGCCGACCACTTCGCCGCGGGCATGGCATTGCTCGCGCCGGACCGCTGGGAGACGCAGTACGAGCTGACCTACGACCTGACCTTCGAGCGCGCATACGCCGCGTACGTCACGGGCAGTTTCGAGGACGCCGAGCCGCTCTTCGAAGAGCTCATGTCTCGAGCGCGGACCGAGCTCGAGAGGGCCGCGGTCGTCGAGCTCGCGGTCGGCTTCCATGTGACCCGCAGGCAGAGCGTCCGCGCGCTGGAGCTCGGGCTCCGGTGCCTCCGCGCCTTCGGCATCGATTTACCGATCCATCCCAGCGACGCCCAGGTCGAAGAAGCGACCGAGCGCGTGTGGCAGGCGCTGGGGGACCGGGCGATCGAGGATCTGATCCGCCTGCCCCCCATGACACACCCGGAGATCAAGGTCGTGATGGGTGTCCTGCGAGGTGTGGCCCTCGCCGCTTATTTCGTGGACCCGAACCTGATGTACCTCGTCAACGTGCGCAAGATCGAGCTCAGCCTGCGCCACGGCAACGCCGAGAGCTCCGCCCACGCGTACAGCACCTTCGCGGTCGAGATCGCCCGGAGGTACTGGAAATACAACGAGGCGTTCCGCTTCGGCGAGCTCGCCTGCGGCCTGGCGGGCGGGAGCAGCCTCCTCACGAAGTCCTTTGTATTTACCATATTCGGCAATCACTTGATCTTCTGGCGGCGGCACTACCGGGAGGCATCCTCTTATTCCCGTATCGGCTTCGACGCCGCGATCGCGTCCGGCGATCTGCATCTGGCATGCAGCAACTGCCAGTACTCTCCGCTGTTCCCGCTCTCCTGCGGCGAGCCCCTTGAGGACGTCCTTCATGAGGTCGACGATCGACTTGGCTTCGTGCGCCGAGCCCGTCACGCGTTCTCTCATGAATTTCTCCTCGGTGTTCATTGCCTGATCCAGGCGCTTCGAGGGAGGCCAGCCCGCCTCTCGATGCTCGATGGATCGGTCCTGGATCAGGCGGCCTTCGAGGCGCGGCTGGATCCGAAGGATCTGGAGGGGGTTCACTGCTTCTACTATATATTGAAAGCACAGGCGTTGTTCGTGCTCGGCCACCCGAGGGAGGCGGTCGCGGCGACGACCATCGCGAGCGCCGAGCAAGCCTGGCGGTTCGAAATGGGGCCCTTGATCGTCGAGTTCGTCTTCTATCGGACGCTCGCGCTCGCCGCCGCCTACGAAGAGCCGCCGTCGTCGCCTCGAGATCTCCCCGAGGGCCTCCTCGCGGGCGAGAGGCAGCTCGGCGTGTGGGCGGACAACTGCCCCGCGAACTTCCTCCACAAGCACGCCCTGGTGCGCGCCGAGATCGCCCGGCTCCTGGGTCGGGAATCCGAGGCGAACCGGCTCTACGAGCAAGCCATCTCGTCGGCGCGGGAGCACGGGTTCGTCCAGCACGAGGCCATCGCGTGCGAGCTCGCCGCGGGGTTCTGCCGCGCGCACGGCCTCCCCATCGCCGCGGACGCCTACCTGCAGATGGCCCGCGCCGGCTACTTCCGCTGGGGCGCCCATGCCAAGGTGGAGCAGCTCGACCAGCGCTACCCCCACCTCGTGGAGCGCAGGCCCATCGCCCCCACCGTCACCTTCGCGCTGCGGGCCGAGCAGTTCGACGTCCTTTCGGTGGTCAAGGCCTCTCAGAGCATCTCCGGAGAGCTGAAGCTGCCGCGCCTGCTCGAGACCTTGCTGCGCGTCGTGGTCGAGCACGCGGGCGCCGAGGAGGGGGTTGTGCTCCTCGTCCGGGGCGAGCGTCTCTCGACCGCGGCCGCGATCGACGCGAGCGGGGGGGCGGTGCGATCGCTCGATCTGGGCGAGGGGTCGACGGCGGCGCTCCCGCGATCGATCCTCAACTATGTTCGCCGGAGCCGCGAGCGCGTGCTGCTCGACGACGCCGCTGCCCCGCACCCGTTCCTGGAGGACGAGTACTTCACGCGCAGGCGGCCGAGGTCGTTGCTGTGCCTCCCCATCGCGCGCCAGACCCGGCTGCTCGGCGTCCTCTACCTGGAGAACAGCCTGGTCACCGGCGCGTTCACCCCCGGGCGGCTCAACGTGCTCGAGCTGCTCGCCTCGCAAACGGCGATCTCGCTGGAGAATGCCATGCTCTATTCCGATCTCGAGGAGGAGAACTTCGAGCGGCGGCGGGCGGAGCACGAGCTCAAGGCCCATCAAGAGATCCTCCAGGGCATCGTCGACAACTCGGCGGCGGCCATCTACCTGAAGGACCGCGAGGGCCGCTTCCTGCTCGCCAATCGGCGCGTGTGCGACCTGTTTCGCGTGCCGAGCGAGCAGCTCCTCGGGAAGACCGACGCGGAGATCGTTCCCGGTCCGATCGCGGAAGCCCTTCGTGACCACGACCGGAAGGTGCTCGAGGTGGGAGCACCCATGGAGTGGGAGGAGGAGCTGCCGCTCTCCGATGGGCCGCGCACCTTTCTGTCGGTCAAATTTCCTCTCGGCAGAGGCGCCGCGCCGCGCGCGCTCTGCGGGATCTCCACCGACATCACCGAGCGCAAGCAGGCCGAGCGGGCCCAGCGCTTTCTGGCCGAGGCGAGCCGCAAGCTGATGGCGCTGGGCTACGACGCCACGCTGGCCAGCGTCGCCGATCTCGCGGTGCCCGAGCTCTCCGACCAGTGCCTCGTCAGCGTCTCCTCCGAGGACGACGCGGTCTTCGGCGCCGCCGCTTCCGGGGTGCGCCTCGAAGAGATCGAGGCGCTGCGTCAGGCGCTGACGTCACCCGCGGCGGCGACCTCGACCGAGGCCGAGATCGGGGACGCCCGCGCCCTGCCCCTCCTACAGCAGCTCGGCGTCCACGCCTACCTTCGCGTTCCGCTCCGCGCGCGCGATCGACACCTCGGGGTCATGTTCCTCCTCGCGACCGCGCCGCAGCGTCGTTATGGGCCCGCCGACCTGGCGCTGGCTGAGGAGCTGGGGCGCCGCGCCGGCCTCGCGCTCGACAACACCCGGCTGTACGCGCTGGCGCAGGAGGCGATCGGGCGACGGGACGAATTCCTCACGATCGCCTCTCATGAGCTCAAGACCCCGCTCACGTCGCTTCAGATGCAGATTCAGAGAATGGAGCGGCTCTTGCGCCACGACCCGTCCGCGCACCCGAGCCCAGCGCGGCTCGAGACGATGCTCCGCGTCCTCCATCGGCAGAGCGCGCGGCTCGGGAATCTCGTGAACGAGCTGCTCGATGTCTCGAGGCTGAACGCCGGACGACTGACGCTGGCGTGCGAGCCGATCGAGCTCTCCCGCCTGATCCGTGAGATCGTCGAGCGGGCGGCGCCGCAGCTCGCGACGGCCGGCTGCCGGGCAGAGCTCGACATGGACGAGCCGGTGATTGGGTTCTGGGACAGGTCCCGCCTGGAGCAGGTCCTGCTCAACCTTCTGTCGAACGCGATGAAGTACGGCATGCATCAGCCCATTCACGTGGGCGTGCGCAGGCAGGGGGACTCGGCGTTGATCACCGTCCGAGATCAGGGGATCGGGATAGCAGAGGAGGATCAGGCCAGGATCTTCAATCGCTTCGAGCGCGCGGTGTCCGTGCGGAATTTCGGCGGTCTCGGCCTCGGCCTGTATCTGGTGCGCTGGATCGTGACGTCGCATGGCGGGACCGTCCGGGTGGAGAGCAGACCGAACGCTGGAGCGACGTTCATCGTGGAGCTCCCCTTGCGTCCCCCGGCGGCGGGCGGCCAGGACGCAGCGCCCCGCCGCGGGGCCGACGACAGCTCGGAACATATCCCAGGAAACGCTTGA
- a CDS encoding STAS domain-containing protein has product MRLDNVLTDERSLVDLLRVVTVDVHEAASVEEALHRTITHICNHLGWPVGHAYVPAADDPSLLLPTALWHLNDEAKFATFKAVTEATQFTAGLGLPGRVLASKQPAWVRNVTTDANFPRARLARNLGVKAGFAFPVVVGADVVAVLEFFSDAEHADDGKFTATIGRIARQLGRIFERKHGQEMLSRERDFMAAVMDLVDGLIVALDAQGRIVRTNSAAEQALGSARGLREARFLWDLTPDPRASAQLKGLFEQLGSDGSKKQVEVPWTAADGARRVTAWSGAVLRGRDERVRFVIMTGIDMTERKRAEEERARLQEEVIKAQDAALAKLSMPLIPIRDDVVVVPLIGPLEAGRVRRMIEALSRGIADRRTRIAIIDLTGVDEIDPPAMEALLEAVRVAGLLGTQVVLTGIRPQVAHRLAERGANMGRCAVKSSLQSGIAFAMASR; this is encoded by the coding sequence TTGAGGCTCGACAATGTCCTGACGGACGAGCGGTCGCTCGTGGACCTGCTCCGGGTGGTCACCGTCGACGTCCACGAGGCAGCGAGCGTCGAAGAGGCGCTGCATCGCACCATCACGCACATCTGCAATCACCTCGGCTGGCCGGTTGGGCATGCGTACGTGCCGGCCGCGGACGATCCGTCTCTGCTCCTTCCCACGGCGCTCTGGCACCTGAACGATGAAGCAAAGTTCGCGACGTTCAAGGCTGTCACCGAGGCGACACAGTTCACCGCGGGGCTCGGTCTTCCCGGGAGGGTGCTCGCCTCGAAGCAGCCGGCGTGGGTGCGCAACGTCACGACGGACGCCAATTTCCCGCGCGCCAGGCTCGCGAGGAACCTGGGCGTGAAGGCGGGGTTCGCGTTCCCCGTGGTGGTCGGCGCGGACGTCGTGGCCGTGCTGGAGTTCTTCTCCGACGCCGAGCACGCGGACGACGGGAAGTTCACCGCGACCATCGGCCGCATCGCGCGGCAGCTCGGCCGCATCTTCGAGCGCAAGCACGGGCAGGAGATGCTGAGCAGGGAGCGGGACTTCATGGCGGCCGTCATGGACCTCGTCGACGGCCTCATCGTGGCGCTCGACGCGCAGGGCCGCATCGTCCGCACGAACAGCGCCGCCGAGCAGGCGCTGGGGAGCGCGCGGGGGCTCCGGGAGGCGCGGTTCCTCTGGGACCTCACGCCGGATCCGCGCGCGTCGGCGCAGCTCAAAGGCCTCTTCGAGCAGCTCGGCTCGGACGGGTCGAAGAAGCAGGTGGAGGTGCCGTGGACGGCTGCAGACGGCGCCCGCCGGGTGACGGCGTGGTCGGGCGCCGTCCTGCGCGGCAGGGACGAGCGGGTCCGGTTCGTCATCATGACCGGCATCGACATGACGGAGCGCAAGCGCGCCGAGGAGGAGCGCGCGCGGCTGCAGGAGGAGGTGATCAAGGCCCAGGACGCCGCGCTGGCGAAGCTGTCCATGCCGCTCATCCCCATCCGCGACGACGTGGTGGTCGTGCCGCTCATCGGCCCGCTCGAGGCCGGGCGGGTGCGCCGCATGATCGAGGCGCTGTCGCGCGGCATCGCGGATCGCCGCACGCGGATCGCCATCATCGACCTGACCGGCGTGGACGAGATCGATCCGCCGGCGATGGAGGCGCTGCTCGAGGCGGTGCGGGTCGCGGGCCTCCTCGGCACGCAGGTGGTCCTCACGGGGATCCGCCCCCAGGTCGCCCACCGCCTCGCCGAGCGCGGCGCGAACATGGGCCGCTGCGCGGTGAAGAGCTCCCTCCAGAGCGGGATCGCGTTCGCGATGGCGAGCCGCTGA
- the pssA gene encoding CDP-diacylglycerol--serine O-phosphatidyltransferase yields the protein MSEHHRAAWDTGVGPWCPAGPGQRTRARPERRRGEVALGLPRPAPPRILYLLPNLITLSSVFCGFDAVRLSASARSDDDFQRAALLILFAMLADTLDGRVARMTRTESAFGVQLDSLADLVSFGVAPALLVYQWALHRLGLAGVLGGSVFAACGAIRLARFNVLSMGEAGRPPSPARYIVGLPVTGAAGILLAIVMTHRGADEQLGSAGVELPVLATTLLVSMLMVSTLRFRSFKDLRPGPRTLLAIALALGSSALLSVRWGPALVLAWGLGAYVLLGVVESLWRLPALRRGAPAVLAARARGGEERP from the coding sequence ATGTCAGAACATCATCGAGCAGCGTGGGACACCGGCGTCGGGCCGTGGTGTCCCGCGGGCCCGGGGCAGCGGACGAGGGCGCGTCCCGAGCGCCGGCGCGGCGAGGTGGCGCTGGGACTGCCGCGGCCCGCGCCACCGCGGATCCTGTACCTCCTCCCCAACCTGATCACGCTGTCCTCGGTCTTCTGCGGCTTCGACGCGGTACGGCTCTCGGCCTCCGCGCGGTCCGACGACGACTTCCAGCGCGCCGCGCTCCTCATCCTCTTCGCGATGCTCGCCGACACGCTCGATGGCCGCGTCGCGCGGATGACCCGGACCGAGAGCGCGTTCGGGGTCCAGCTCGACTCGCTGGCCGATCTCGTCTCCTTCGGCGTGGCCCCGGCGCTGCTCGTGTACCAGTGGGCGCTCCACCGCCTCGGTCTGGCCGGCGTGCTCGGCGGGTCCGTGTTCGCCGCGTGCGGCGCGATCCGGCTCGCCCGCTTCAATGTCCTCTCCATGGGCGAGGCGGGCAGGCCGCCTTCGCCCGCGAGGTACATCGTGGGCCTCCCTGTCACGGGCGCGGCGGGGATCCTGCTCGCGATCGTCATGACCCACCGCGGCGCGGACGAGCAGCTCGGCAGCGCCGGCGTCGAGCTGCCCGTCCTCGCGACGACGCTGCTCGTCTCGATGCTGATGGTGTCGACGCTCCGGTTCCGCTCGTTCAAGGATCTCCGGCCCGGCCCCCGCACGCTGCTGGCCATCGCGCTCGCGCTCGGATCGAGCGCGCTCCTCTCCGTCCGCTGGGGGCCCGCGCTCGTCCTCGCCTGGGGGCTCGGCGCCTATGTCCTGCTCGGCGTCGTCGAGTCGCTCTGGCGGCTCCCGGCGCTACGGCGCGGCGCTCCGGCCGTGCTCGCGGCGCGCGCCCGGGGAGGCGAGGAGCGGCCGTAG